Proteins found in one Onychomys torridus chromosome 21, mOncTor1.1, whole genome shotgun sequence genomic segment:
- the LOC118571401 gene encoding zinc finger protein OZF-like isoform X2 — MDAVTYEDVHVNFTHEEWALLDPSQKSLYKDVMLETYWNLSAIGYKWEDHNIEENCQSSRRHGRHINCPSGYKPCEHEEYGKNQYTSLSPGTIRRYVIVTTMRKHDDCDTSLYSNIGENPYEYKEYGDSSVSTGSFCTYSITHGIRKCYACNQCVKNLNSCNYFQRHEKIHFGRGIDKCELCPEDFSHHRYLQTHKTTNNEKNTYECKQHDKTFRYDSSLKLEQMTHLEGKPYEYEQSDKVSACHSLYQVHRTHNREKMYEYQQCDKAFSSPCYLQIYKRIHTGEKPYECNQCGKAFVQKSNLHRHERSHTGVKRYECIPCGKAFAHKYKLLIHERIHTGEKPYECNQCGKAFAEKCNLRSHERSHTGEKPYECNQCGKAFAQKSSLHSHERIHSGEKPYECSQCGKAFAQKSNLLIHERIHTGEKPYECKQCGKTFAQKSNLLSHERSHTGEKPYECNQCGKAFARKSHLLSHERIHTGEKPYVCNQCGKAFAHNSHLHSHERIHTGEKPYECNQCDKAFARKSHLRRHERCHTGEKPYGYNQYGRDFAFNSPLQIKENSYWRQTL; from the exons ATG GATGCAGTGACCTATGAGGATGTGCATGTGAACTTCACTCATgaagagtgggctttgctggatccttcccagaagagtctttacaaagatgtgatgctggaaaccTACTGGAACCTCTCTGCTATAG GTTACAAATGGGAAGACCACAATATTGAAGAAAATTGTCAAAGTTCTAGAagacatggaag GCATATCAACTGTCCCTCTGGATACAAGCCATGTGAACATGAGGAATATGGAAAGAACCAATATACCTCTCTTTCTCCCGGAACAATTAGAAGATATGTTATAGTCACTACTATGAGAAAACATGATGACTGTGATACAAGTTTATACTCTAACATTGGAGAAAACCCTTATGAGTACAAGGAATATGGAGATTCATCTGTCTCTACTGGTTCATTTTGCACATATAGTATTACTCACGGTATAAGAAAATGTTATGCATGCAATCAGTGTGTTAAAAACCTGAATTCTTGCAATTATTTTCAAAGACATGAAAAAATTCATTTCGGAAGAGGAATTGATAAATGTGAACTTTGTCCTGAGGATTTTAGCCATCACAGATATcttcaaacacacaaaacaaccaataatgaaaagaatacctatgaatgtaaacaacaTGATAAAACCTTTAGATATGATTCCTCTTTAAAATTAGAACAAATGACTCATTTGGAAGGAAAACCCTATGAATATGAGCAAAGTGATAAAGTATCTGCATGTCATAGTCTTTATCAAGTACATAGAACTCATAATAGAGAAAAAATGTATGAATACCagcaatgtgataaagccttttcaaGTCCCTGTTATcttcaaatatataaaagaattcatactggagagaagccctatgaatgtaatcagtgtggtaaagcctttgtacagAAGAGTAATCTTCATAGGCATGAACGAAGTCATACTGGAGTAAAACGCTATGAATGTATTccatgtggtaaagcctttgcacacaAGTATAAGCTGCTcattcatgaaagaattcatactggagagaaaccctatgaatgtaatcaatgtggtaaagcctttgcagagAAGTGTAATCTTCGAagtcatgaaagaagtcatactggagagaagccctatgaatgtaaccaatgtggcaaagcctttgcacagaagagttctcttcacagtcatgaaagaattcattctggagagaaaccctatgaatgtagtcaatgtggtaaagcctttgcacagaagAGTAATCTTCTcattcatgaaagaattcatactggagagaaaccctatgaatgtaaacaatgtggtaaaacctttgcacagaAGAGTAATCTTCTTagtcatgaaagaagtcatactg gagagaaaccctatgaatgtaatcaatgtggtaaagcttttgcaAGGAAGAGTCATCTtctcagtcatgaaagaattcatactggggAAAAACCCTATgtatgtaatcagtgtggtaaagcctttgcacataatagtcatcttcacagtcatgaaagaatccatactggagagaaaccctatgaatgtaaccaGTGTGATAAAGCATTTGCACGTAAAAGTCATCTTCGAAGGCATGAAAGAtgtcacactggagagaaaccctatggatATAATCAGTATGGTAGAGACTTTGCATTTAACAGTCCccttcaaataaaagaaaactcataCTGGAGACagaccctatga
- the LOC118571401 gene encoding zinc finger protein 431-like isoform X1 → MDAVTYEDVHVNFTHEEWALLDPSQKSLYKDVMLETYWNLSAIGYKWEDHNIEENCQSSRRHGRHINCPSGYKPCEHEEYGKNQYTSLSPGTIRRYVIVTTMRKHDDCDTSLYSNIGENPYEYKEYGDSSVSTGSFCTYSITHGIRKCYACNQCVKNLNSCNYFQRHEKIHFGRGIDKCELCPEDFSHHRYLQTHKTTNNEKNTYECKQHDKTFRYDSSLKLEQMTHLEGKPYEYEQSDKVSACHSLYQVHRTHNREKMYEYQQCDKAFSSPCYLQIYKRIHTGEKPYECNQCGKAFVQKSNLHRHERSHTGVKRYECIPCGKAFAHKYKLLIHERIHTGEKPYECNQCGKAFAEKCNLRSHERSHTGEKPYECNQCGKAFAQKSSLHSHERIHSGEKPYECSQCGKAFAQKSNLLIHERIHTGEKPYECKQCGKTFAQKSNLLSHERSHTGKKPYEYSQSVTFFTQKNLLIHERNHTREKPYECNQCGKAFARKSHLLSHERIHTGEKPYVCNQCGKAFAHNSHLHSHERIHTGEKPYECNQCDKAFARKSHLRRHERCHTGEKPYGYNQYGRDFAFNSPLQIKENSYWRQTL, encoded by the exons ATG GATGCAGTGACCTATGAGGATGTGCATGTGAACTTCACTCATgaagagtgggctttgctggatccttcccagaagagtctttacaaagatgtgatgctggaaaccTACTGGAACCTCTCTGCTATAG GTTACAAATGGGAAGACCACAATATTGAAGAAAATTGTCAAAGTTCTAGAagacatggaag GCATATCAACTGTCCCTCTGGATACAAGCCATGTGAACATGAGGAATATGGAAAGAACCAATATACCTCTCTTTCTCCCGGAACAATTAGAAGATATGTTATAGTCACTACTATGAGAAAACATGATGACTGTGATACAAGTTTATACTCTAACATTGGAGAAAACCCTTATGAGTACAAGGAATATGGAGATTCATCTGTCTCTACTGGTTCATTTTGCACATATAGTATTACTCACGGTATAAGAAAATGTTATGCATGCAATCAGTGTGTTAAAAACCTGAATTCTTGCAATTATTTTCAAAGACATGAAAAAATTCATTTCGGAAGAGGAATTGATAAATGTGAACTTTGTCCTGAGGATTTTAGCCATCACAGATATcttcaaacacacaaaacaaccaataatgaaaagaatacctatgaatgtaaacaacaTGATAAAACCTTTAGATATGATTCCTCTTTAAAATTAGAACAAATGACTCATTTGGAAGGAAAACCCTATGAATATGAGCAAAGTGATAAAGTATCTGCATGTCATAGTCTTTATCAAGTACATAGAACTCATAATAGAGAAAAAATGTATGAATACCagcaatgtgataaagccttttcaaGTCCCTGTTATcttcaaatatataaaagaattcatactggagagaagccctatgaatgtaatcagtgtggtaaagcctttgtacagAAGAGTAATCTTCATAGGCATGAACGAAGTCATACTGGAGTAAAACGCTATGAATGTATTccatgtggtaaagcctttgcacacaAGTATAAGCTGCTcattcatgaaagaattcatactggagagaaaccctatgaatgtaatcaatgtggtaaagcctttgcagagAAGTGTAATCTTCGAagtcatgaaagaagtcatactggagagaagccctatgaatgtaaccaatgtggcaaagcctttgcacagaagagttctcttcacagtcatgaaagaattcattctggagagaaaccctatgaatgtagtcaatgtggtaaagcctttgcacagaagAGTAATCTTCTcattcatgaaagaattcatactggagagaaaccctatgaatgtaaacaatgtggtaaaacctttgcacagaAGAGTAATCTTCTTagtcatgaaagaagtcatactggaaagaaaccctatgaatatagTCAAAGTGTTACATTCTTTACACAGAAGAATCTTCTCATTCATGAAAGAAATCATAcaagagagaaaccctatgaatgtaatcaatgtggtaaagcttttgcaAGGAAGAGTCATCTtctcagtcatgaaagaattcatactggggAAAAACCCTATgtatgtaatcagtgtggtaaagcctttgcacataatagtcatcttcacagtcatgaaagaatccatactggagagaaaccctatgaatgtaaccaGTGTGATAAAGCATTTGCACGTAAAAGTCATCTTCGAAGGCATGAAAGAtgtcacactggagagaaaccctatggatATAATCAGTATGGTAGAGACTTTGCATTTAACAGTCCccttcaaataaaagaaaactcataCTGGAGACagaccctatga